TCCATGAAtctagaaaaaagaaagaatgaaaaacagattaatagAAAAAGTCATGTGCCAAGAGCACTTGGAATACTATTGTCAGGTAGGACAGTAAAAGAGTTGTCCTTGTCAAAGAACAATCACAGGAGGGTATGTCACAGAAAGAACATGACAAAGATTATAGGAAGGAGAAGTATTCTGACTGACATCTCAATGTCAAAATTGTAATCCAATCAACAATTACAACTCATCACTAGTCTTCCTGTTTCCCCGAATATCTCATTTGCTGTCAGCATTGGATAAGTCAGATCTCTTAGACTATCTACGTCTAGAAAGTGAGAGACTTTTGAACAATGTAatcattataacaataataatccTCCAAACATGAGTCAAAAGGGAAGAACAAAAATCTGAACAAAACATGTAATTTAAGTTCTCACCGTTTCTGCTAGGAAAAAGCTTTCCATGTGATCTTCCTGTTTGTGGAACTCCACATCTGCTATATGACAATATCCACAAGTACATCTTGCTCCATATTGCAAGCTAGCAACCATGTCCCTTCCAGCATCAAGATATCTACAAAGATAATTTTAGGTATGGTGTCTATTTCGCTCAGAAAAGTGCAAATTTAACAATGGTCCGCATTAAATAGACAAAAGGTATTTGACATACCAGGCAAGATAACTTTGCAATAATTGCTTGCTTGAATAATAATagctcatttttttaaaattactatttttacattcttttcaaacaaaatatttatatttgactAACCGTGGATCTCTAGTAGCTTTATAGAGCCAATATGTGCTCTCTACTAACTCTGGACGCAGTGGGTAACTTTTCTGCCCATTCTGTAAAACAAAGGTAGAGGAAACAGTTAACACAATGCTAACAATATGATATTAGTGGGTGAGATATCTACTCTCAAGCAGAGCAAAATGCCATCTAACAGTAAACAAACTAAGAGAGAGAGGGAACAGTAAAACACAAAGGTAGCTAGAAAGACAAAGTGCTTCAGTGAAGTTGGGCCACAGTTTTCATGCCCTAAATATCAATACCAACCAGGTAAAGACCTATTACACATCCAAGTACTTACTGAAAGGCTAATCATTTAGTTTGTGGAGGAACAAAAGCTACAATTTTAACAGAGAGTCTTTTTGCCAAAGTAAAATGATTTGGCAAGCCTTAATTTCTGATATTTGAATCAGTATTGCTTATATTTTTTCCAGTAAGAGAGCAGCATAATTTGTTAATATGGACAACATTTCACTTAATCAAAACCCCAACAGTAATATGCAGCTTCACagatatcaaaattaaaaatcaataaagcatgaatatttcaaataatttggcTACCTGAACAGTGAGTGTAGCAAGGTTAAAACCCTCTGGAGTGTAACCATATCTTTTCCAGACGCTTAAAAAGGCAGAATGTGTTCGAATAGCTGGATCAATGTCCCCAGCTAAAACCTTTGAATAGGGTTCAATTAATTCATCTCAAACTTGattcaacaaaacataaaatgatacAAGATCTATTAAGTATtgcataaaaaagaaatgatcAGAAACCTGAAGCCCTGGCCAGAATGCCTGCAAACTGTTGAATAGAGGCCAGACTATGGCAGCAGAATCCATATTAACTTCCACATACCTGCAAACAAATTGAAAAGCAATGTCCAAATTTTATAGGGTTAAAATGAATCCAAAAAAAGCCAATTAAGGAGATAATAGAACCAAGAAAAGCATGTATACATAGTGTGACATAATGGCCATAAGCTTTTACCAAGGATCATTGAAAAGATAATGCATAGCAGCTCTATATGATTCTTGAAAGATGTACAGATATTCTTCATctccaaataataaatatgcCTGAAATGATACCGTTAAAGGTGaacttatacataaaatataaaggtgaaaaaatctaaataatcacTTAGACAAGAAAAGAAAccagataaaaaaataaaaaattgaatgactTAAAGTCTCCATGAGTTGCTTCAAAATGCATCAACAACACATGAGATTTCAGAATAATGCCAGGAAAAGGTTCTGATTAAATAGgataatattcaaaacaaactttaaatgttaaaaaataggTAGCATACTAGCAATAAAATAAGAGCAATCACTGAATGACTTTTGAGTGGCATAAGTTGTCTTATGTACCTCTATCACAACTTGAAAAGTAATAACGAACACATGCCCAAACATCACAGACCAAATTATGATAGAAAAAGAAtactttcttcccttttttataAAGTAGCTTTACTTAATGGCTGTGAATAGCTAGGGATTACTATTGACCTAATGATTAAATAAGACTCCCAGATATCTTTCTATGACATTATATTGAGATAACACTCAGGTTTGAAGTCATGTTACTTACCTTCAGGAGATACTCATAGAAAGAGTCAATACTAGTTCCAATTCCAGCATCCTGTAAAGCAGTAAGGAAAGCAAAGTATGATGTATTTAAAAAGCCTGAAATTCTTTGATTTGAGAAAGATGATTGCTAgaatagaagaaaatttaagGATGTCATCATGCTAAATTGAAGAACAGCAACACAATGTTACAAGGCCAGACGTACTACCATGATGTTCAAATAATGTTACCTTCTGTGTCCATTCACCTGTAAACACATTAATATGAGCACCAACTAGATTAAGCTTTGAACGGCGAGCCCACAGTCCCAGCACTGCATTCTTGGTGACTTGCTCATAGACTGCATTCCATGAAGGagtatttataagtaatattatttgaaatatcacCCCACCTCCCtcctgaagagaaaaaaaaaaaaggtgcaaTCCATGAAGATTAGAGGTAGCACCCTCCCTCAGTAAATTTGAGAAAGTTGGCGAGGGATGGGGCCAAAAGTGCTGAATTTTCTCACCAAGTTTACTTTGGCAGCCAATCAGAACAGATCTGATATTACTTTTTGTGCCTAACCACAAGACGCAATCAAATGCAAAGTGATGAAAAGAAAAGCTTCTTACTGGGATTATTTGTCAAACGACTAAGCACACCAAATTCCAATGTCAAAGTTCCACCACCAGCTGTTGAGGTTATCTAAACAGATCAAAACTGGAATTTCAAAACTTTGCCAAATTTAAACAGGAAACAGGGATACGttttaggagaaaaaataatatccaGAATAAACTGagttgaatatacaaatatattccATTTCTGTTCAGAATTAAGCATCTCCACTGAATAGTCTTTAATACATTGCAAGCTCAAGCCATGAATATGACATGTTTCAATAATCCTACATGGAATGGCACACTAGTGTTGAAAATGAGACAATAGTTTATGAAATATCACAGGAAGTGATCATTGACACATGGATTAATCTAACAACacagtaaaattttcaattattaggAGGATAGAGAAGCTTTGCCTTGCTTTCATGTTCATCAACTCCATACAAAAGATTGACAGATCCAAATGGAATTCCTGCAAAATCATTGCTTAACCAGTCAATAATAGCAAATTCTAGGCAAGCCAAATTTTTAGTACCTATATATTAGcaaaagagagagatttccaaTGCAGCAGGTCAAATGCACTTTACAGTGCCAAAATGCTGCTGCAATGATAATGGtaacaataaattttagtcTACAAAAAATCATGGCCAATAATCAACCTTCTAAACTAATATCTCCTCAATAACTACAAATGTATTGACATCATGTTCTGCACAGACCCTCAAGTAATCAAAGTCATAATGAATAGATGAAATCAAAGGCACAGAGTAATACagttcaatattaatttattaacaatgAAATAATGATGCAGTGGCAGCACCTGTAGGAGTGTCAAATGCAGGTAATAATCTCTGGGCTAAATTCTCGGCTAAACTGAGTAACTGATTGTCATAGGAAGGAATTTTCATGCCCTGAAGTCCGAAGGATGTCCATAAGAAATCAACGAAAACCTTTAGATGATCATACAGAGCTAAAATAGCATTTATAACAGAAGCATAAGTATACCCACAACCAGAATCAAAAGAAATTGAGCCTTTACAACTAGTTATCATAAttcttataacaaaattttaaagactAAAAGTTTGTCCTTGctgaaaatatcaaatttgaccTCAGCTTTACCAAGAATAAATACTAGATCAAGAACATGTCACGTAAGCAGCACAAAAAAGATACCGTAGCATAATCACTTGCAATAAGATGCGCAGAAAGTAGTCCTCCTAGAACCCGAATGGTTGTCTCAAACACTGACACTGTTTTATTCTGCATGAGATGAGAAACCTCAAGTTTAGATAAGCAAACCTGTCACATAATACCAATAACTAttcaactaattttaatttgactGAAGGACCAGTGCAACACCAGAAAAAAGGTTTTGCATATAAACCAACAACTTTGTAGGGTAAAAACCAGATTTCACCAAGAAGAAAGAACAATTAGAATAAGCTTTGTTGAGTTAGGCATATATTATTTGAGAatgaaacataaatataaatggaaaattCAATAGTGGCGGCTATTTTGAGAAAACAACTTGGCACAAGGACTATATTGTACCATGAAGGCTTCTGCTACCCCACTCCTGGCACCTgctctctctttgtttttttggcaCTCATTCAAGATAATAGGGTTTGTTCCTTAGATGCTATATGTACAAAAATTTGGAGTTCAAACTCCAAGTACCAACCAAACAGGCTcttaacattaatatttattaaaacaatcaaaagcCACAAAGAAATTCTGTATGTTAATAATTGAAGAGCTGTTTCAGAACTAAAAAAATTTGCCAGCTTATCCTAaaacaaatcataaaatcataCACACAGCACCTCAACGAACCGTGTCAAAATGCAAAGGATTTAATTGCTAACTGGAACATCAATCTCAGAATGAGTAACTATTTAGTTCTAAGAAGTTGCAATTAGCACACTTAATGCCCCATCAAACTATTGAAACCATTGAAAGAAATCCCACCCTTTCTAATTTTCAATGTCCAAAAATCGAATTACTCACTATATCAAACCGAAGATTTTTACCAATCCATTCAACAGAAGAAGCAAAGCGCTCTCTGTCACCAAGTAAAGCCAGTGTGTCTAAGGAGTCAATCTGTGACAAGGCATAATTGCAACAAAACCTTCAAGGCAAAAACTTAGAATATatcaaagtaaattaaaaaataacaaatttagtGTTACCAGAGTTAAGGCATAACCACCCAGTGTATCTTCTCCTTCACACGATAAAGGTCTTAATTCATCACTTGGAAAAGCATGATTCATATATCCATTAAAAGCATGATAGAACATCTCACGAACCTGAAGCATTAGAATAAAATGAGCACATTTAAGCTCAAACAATCCAATCTCTGGCCCAGAAACATTCAATACTGATTCATTATCAACTCAACAACAACAAATTGTCACCCACACAGTAAAGTAAATGACAAACTCTTATAGAAATTCAAGAATAACCACTCGCTCAATTTAGACAAACAAACAGCTACACCactaaaaagttgaaaaaaaaaaaaaaaacttatgctcatgaaaaaaaccaaacaaaatagaACATTCAGCATGAATTCTTAAAGggtttttaacatttaattgcATATATCAATTTTACCAGGAAAGAGAACTTCAAATGTGTAAACATGACAAATTGGAAAATATGCTGTGGATCAATCACCACAACTTCATATCTTGTCAGTATACCAAATGGAAATCGGCAAATACAATAGTAATTTGGTCAAGCATAACCaataagatagaaaaaaaaacccacCTCGTCTCTGAGTTGTCTAGCTTCGAGGGGAGTGACGCCATCAGCAAAAGCTTTGAGATAGAAATGAGagttagaaaataataataatgagagGAAAAACAAGAAGCGAAGCGATGGCTTAGAAGTTGTCATGGATCCAATGTTCTGTATCTGTATGGAACAAGGAAACAACACCAGCCTTGGCTTTTGCTTCACTTACACCTGATCTGACCCTCCCTGTTTAATTGTCCGCGTGGGATATAAACAGTAAGAAATCACTTCAAAAAGTAACTTTGCCGGGGCCTAGGGCATTGCATTGATTTCAATGATTTGGTAAGAATTTCTCACTTTATTAcggattatttattaaaataatttgacagGACTATGATAATTAACAGTTGATTAGAATGAtgaattttagggttttctttttttaatcagaAATTAGGTCAAAATTActgttaaattatcattttaggttaaaattttttaagttatttaagttatcatttattaactttaaaaaatttaaacattcattcatttattaattttttattattatcaagaataaaattattatttaaaaaatcattgaaaaaactaaaaatttatcgtatgtttctctcaaatttaaaaatttaatcatttttctcatatttgataatgtttttaatatattctttgaatattattagatattttaacttatgtttttatcatcataaaacatttaaaagtgCAACAAATTTCAAACACTTCAACACAACAACACATGGGAATTGGTTACCTCACACACATCTCAAAATCTAATGagatttaaataactttttttcatcAGATCCAAATAGATTTGTGAAACGATACAAAACTCGTCTTGTGGCCaaaagatatcatcaataaccAAGTGTGGCCTTTCATGAAACTTTTAGTCCAATAATCAAATTCACCACTATTCGCTTAGTCTTTTGTCTTGCTCTCTCTTGATGATGGTCTATCAACCAACTCGATGTTGACAATGTCTTCTTTCATGGTCATCTCATTAAAGATGTTTATATGAGTCACCCCCTGGTTTTGTTGACAAGCAACATCCACATTATGTACGTCATCTCAAAAAAGCTTTTTATGAGCTTAAACAAGCACCACAAGTATGGTACAATGAGTTTCATCCATTTAGACTCTTTattgggtttttcaacataaagtCTAACACATCACtatttttgttttaacaaaatCATCTAACCATATATCTTTTAGTATATGTGGATGATTTAATTCTTACAGGTAATGATGATGGACTTAttcataaattcataaattagtTTTCTACAAAGTTTTCAATCAAAGATCTTGATAGGCTCTCCTATTTTTCACAAGCTGAAGTTCTTCCCACTAAGTATGGCATCATACTCTCTCAACAAAATTACATTCATAATATTTTGGACAAAACAAAAATGTATAAGACCAAGGACACCATTACACATATATCTCCCAACGATGTACCAACATTGCATGATGGGATATCTCTAACCGATCCTACTCAATTTTGTTGTGGTGGGTGCATTGCAATATCTCTTGTTAACACATCTACACATTGTcttcaatattaataaattatctcaATTCATGCATCGTCTCACTACTCAACATCGGTTTGTTGTCAAACAGTTATTTCGATATCTTCATGGCACTGTTGCACATAGGTTGTTTCTTTGTAGTAATTCTCCATTAGGTTGGAAACATAGATGATCGTACATCCATCGATACTCATATTGTGTTTTTTTGGGTCACAATGCAATTTTTTGGAGTTTTAAGAAATAATGATTAGTTGGTCGCTCCTTCATTGAAGTTGAATACCATGTTGTAGCCTTTATCACTGTTGAAATCACATGGATACAATCTTTGTTGCAAGAACTTAAAGTTTGTCTCACTACTATTCCTATTGTATATTATGATAACACTGGTGCAACTTATTTATGTGCAAATCTAGTCTTCCACTcgaaaataaaacatattattattgattttcattttgtttatgatAAAGTCCAAAATAGTGAACTGCAAGTCTCTCATGTCTTTTCTAAAGATCAACTAGTGGATGTGTTCTCAAAACCTTTGTTACATCAACAATTGCAATCTCTTTGTTTCAAGATTAGCGTTCACTCACTGAATGTCATCTTGAGATGacataataaagaaaaatcataataaacatAAGAAGATTATAGTTAACACtctttgattcaatttgatccTGATTCTGATTTAATGTAGTTccattttattgtaatttaatacaattctgaattgatttaattttaattcaatctaattttgatttattatgattctaatttgacataatttattgtatatcattttttctatttcatcatattataatttcattttaaactacattataatattatatattatataatattttattaacaatattcatttaatttacaaattctTCACTAATTATCAGGTCCCGGTTAAaacacttaataatttttaatatacatcacaacaaaaattttaaatgattcacACCCAATTTACTAATTTAGTAATTTCATATATCAAATTCAAGAAATTTGAgctttaagaaaattatttttataactaagaatctttaaatttaaaaattcttttaataatctatcttttattatttttattaccttgtttgattttaaaataataaaatattttaataatattttattattaataatgatataacaaataatataaaaataatttaatgatcactttcacttaaatattaaaaattatcacagtaatcttaattattattattattttgtctttattaaatttttagaataaaattatcctcaatctttatttaa
Above is a genomic segment from Mangifera indica cultivar Alphonso chromosome 3, CATAS_Mindica_2.1, whole genome shotgun sequence containing:
- the LOC123211887 gene encoding alpha-mannosidase I MNS4 isoform X2, translated to MTTSKPSLRFLFFLSLLLFSNSHFYLKAFADGVTPLEARQLRDEVREMFYHAFNGYMNHAFPSDELRPLSCEGEDTLGGYALTLIDSLDTLALLGDRERFASSVEWIGKNLRFDINKTVSVFETTIRVLGGLLSAHLIASDYATGMKIPSYDNQLLSLAENLAQRLLPAFDTPTGIPFGSVNLLYGVDEHESKITSTAGGGTLTLEFGVLSRLTNNPIYEQVTKNAVLGLWARRSKLNLVGAHINVFTGEWTQKDAGIGTSIDSFYEYLLKAYLLFGDEEYLYIFQESYRAAMHYLFNDPWYVEVNMDSAAIVWPLFNSLQAFWPGLQVLAGDIDPAIRTHSAFLSVWKRYGYTPEGFNLATLTVQNGQKSYPLRPELVESTYWLYKATRDPRYLDAGRDMVASLQYGARCTCGYCHIADVEFHKQEDHMESFFLAETVKYLWLLFDLAVGPDNLVENGPYKYIFSTEGHLLPASPQISLAREHCSYFGAYCNSGDPKQKSESSDVSRDHQETNGSRLYEGWAHSGFSSDSSHTPVLGLIKGLCPGLTHEQKYGIMYLASVDTPPADESASQRELTVVQSSVVVVSDQRTNHSASENNSECDSHKN
- the LOC123211887 gene encoding alpha-mannosidase I MNS4 isoform X1, whose protein sequence is MTTSKPSLRFLFFLSLLLFSNSHFYLKAFADGVTPLEARQLRDEVREMFYHAFNGYMNHAFPSDELRPLSCEGEDTLGGYALTLIDSLDTLALLGDRERFASSVEWIGKNLRFDINKTVSVFETTIRVLGGLLSAHLIASDYATGMKIPSYDNQLLSLAENLAQRLLPAFDTPTGIPFGSVNLLYGVDEHESKITSTAGGGTLTLEFGVLSRLTNNPIYEQVTKNAVLGLWARRSKLNLVGAHINVFTGEWTQKDAGIGTSIDSFYEYLLKAYLLFGDEEYLYIFQESYRAAMHYLFNDPWYVEVNMDSAAIVWPLFNSLQAFWPGLQVLAGDIDPAIRTHSAFLSVWKRYGYTPEGFNLATLTVQNGQKSYPLRPELVESTYWLYKATRDPRYLDAGRDMVASLQYGARCTCGYCHIADVEFHKQEDHMESFFLAETVKYLWLLFDLAVGPDNLVENGPYKYIFSTEGHLLPASPQISLAREHCSYFGAYCNSGDPKQKSESSDVSRDHQETNGSRLYEGWAHSGFSSDSSHTPVLGLIKQGLCPGLTHEQKYGIMYLASVDTPPADESASQRELTVVQSSVVVVSDQRTNHSASENNSECDSHKN